From the genome of Amycolatopsis camponoti:
CTGCTCGGGCTGTCGGTCACCCCCGGCGACGACGCCGGGCAGGAGGAGGTCGTGTTGACCGTCGAACCCTTTCTGGAGCCGTCGTGAGCCGCGTCAACCACCCGGACACGCTCGTCACGCTGCTGCGGGAGGTGCAGCGGCGCCTGCGCGTGCTCGAAGGCACCCGCCACACCGCGACGTTCGCGGCGGCGGTCGCCGCCGAGCCCGGCCCGGCGCTGGCCTTCCAACCGGCGCGCCCGCAGGACTGGCCCGGCACGACCGCGGGCGGCTGGACCCCGTTGGTCCGGCTGCTCACCCGGCCCGGCGCGTTCGTGGTCGTACTGGAGGCCGTGGCCGACAGCGAAGGCGAGGTACGGGTGGTCGTGGACGGCGAAGCGGCCGAGACCTTCGCGGTCACCGGCGACGTCAGCCGCCACGAAGTCGCCGTCGCCGCGAGCGCCGAGCTGGTGGTCGAAGCGCGGCGGACCGGGGCCACGGGGACAGTGCGGGTGACGGCCTTCGCGCTCGCGGGCTGACCGCTGTCCGGAACGAGACAGGTATTCACCGCCCTCTTGACCGGTTCGTCGGGCGTTGCCGAAGGTGTCGGGGGATGACATCGTTGGCAGGAGGAAGCTCAGTGAAGAGCAAGGTCCTGGCGGGCGCGTTGACGCTCGCCGTGGTGGCGACGGGGGTGAGTCCCGCCGTCGCTTCGGCCTCGGGCGGGGACGCCTTCGACGCCGTCAACACGTTCATCGGTACGCAGGACGAGGGCAACACCTTCCCCGGCGCCTCGGCGCCGTTCGGGATGACGCAGGTCAGCCCGATCACCTCGCACTACGCCGGCTACCGCTACACCGACACCGCGATCCGCGGCTTCGGCCACTTCTTCCTCTCCGGGGCGGGCTGCTGGGAGCAGGGCGGCCTCGTCTCGACCCTGCCGACCACCGGCGAGATCGGTCCCGGCAAGGCCTTCGACACGAGTGCGCCTGGAACATTCGACCAGAAGCGGTACGCGGCGCCGTTCACCCACGACGGCGAGGTCGGCAAGCCCGGCTACTACAAGGTCCACCTGACCGGCTACGGCGGTGTCGACGTCGAGACGACCGCGGCCACCCGCGCCGGCGTCGAGCGGTACACCTTCACCAAACCCGGCGATGCCAACGTCTTCGTCAACGTCGGCCAGGCCAACGACAAGGAACCCGTGACGGGCAGCAGCATCCGCGTCGTCGACGACCGGACCGTCGAAGGGACCGTGGAGTCGCAGGCGTTCTGCGGTGGCAAGGCCTACACGACGTACTTCACCACGAAGTTCGACAAGCCGTTCAAGTCCTCGGGCACGTGGTCGTCGACCGGCGGCACGCCGGGCAGTCGCGAGTCGGAGGGTGGCGCCGGTCTGCGCGGCGCCTGGCTGACGTTCGGCGGTCAGAGCCAGGTCACCGCGACCACCGCGATCTCCCAGGTGGACGCGCAGGGCGCGCGGGTCAACCTGGCGGCGGAGAAGATCCGGTCGTTCGACGCCGCCAAGGCCGACGTCCAGCACACCTGGCGGCACGAGCTGTCCACTGTGGACATCAAGGGCGGCTCGACAGACGACCGCACGGTCTTCTACACCTCGCTGTACCACGCGTTGCTGCAGCCGCTGACCGCCAACGACGCCGACGGCCGCTACTACGGCTTCGACAAGAAGATCCACCGCGCGGTCGGCTGGACCTACTACGACTTCTTCTCGCTGTGGGACACCTACCGCACGCAGAACCAGCTGCTGGCGCTGCTGCGGCCGGACCGGGCGAAGGACGTCGCGAAGAGCATCCTCGCCATCCACGACCAGGGTGGCTGGCTGCCGCGGTGGGCGTACGCGAGCCAGGAGACGAACACGATGACCGGCGACCCGGTCACGCCGTTCCTGGTCGACCTCTGGCGGTTCGGCGCGCTGTCGGGCAACGAAATGCGCGCCTACCAGGCGTTGCTGCAGAACTCGACGCAGATCCCGCCCGCGTCTTCGCCGTTCCAGGGTCGCTCGGGCAACGCGAGCTACCAGGCCGACGGGTTCGTCCAGTACGACCCGGACTTCCCGAAGAAGGGCCAGGACACCGACCCGAACCACGGCGCGTCGGCGACCTTGGAGTACGCGCTCGGTGACTGTTCGCTGTCGGTCATGGCGGCCGCACTCGGCAAGAAGGACGACGCGGCCGCGCTGAAGGCGAAGGGCCGGACCTACCGGACGCTCTGGGACGAAACGCAGACCGACCGCGGCTTCACCGGCTTCTTC
Proteins encoded in this window:
- a CDS encoding GH92 family glycosyl hydrolase; amino-acid sequence: MTSLAGGSSVKSKVLAGALTLAVVATGVSPAVASASGGDAFDAVNTFIGTQDEGNTFPGASAPFGMTQVSPITSHYAGYRYTDTAIRGFGHFFLSGAGCWEQGGLVSTLPTTGEIGPGKAFDTSAPGTFDQKRYAAPFTHDGEVGKPGYYKVHLTGYGGVDVETTAATRAGVERYTFTKPGDANVFVNVGQANDKEPVTGSSIRVVDDRTVEGTVESQAFCGGKAYTTYFTTKFDKPFKSSGTWSSTGGTPGSRESEGGAGLRGAWLTFGGQSQVTATTAISQVDAQGARVNLAAEKIRSFDAAKADVQHTWRHELSTVDIKGGSTDDRTVFYTSLYHALLQPLTANDADGRYYGFDKKIHRAVGWTYYDFFSLWDTYRTQNQLLALLRPDRAKDVAKSILAIHDQGGWLPRWAYASQETNTMTGDPVTPFLVDLWRFGALSGNEMRAYQALLQNSTQIPPASSPFQGRSGNASYQADGFVQYDPDFPKKGQDTDPNHGASATLEYALGDCSLSVMAAALGKKDDAAALKAKGRTYRTLWDETQTDRGFTGFFRPKVAGGDWFTPADKPYSPQSQDGFHEGTAWQYQWLVQQDVPGLVRRMGGPAATGKRLDDFFAYDELVKNPATAVRENWVVGPYDYYDQFRYNPNNEPDLHSPWMYALTGQPAKTSTVVRAAHTLFTDAPNGVTGNDDLGTMSAWYVFSALGLYPAVPGTGNFVLNAPRFAKSVLHLENGRDITINAPGADGSKLQYVSGLKVESRASDRVYVNVDQLERGTTLDFRLTTDAATATWGTSPASAPVSPCSE